Within the Sulfurospirillum barnesii SES-3 genome, the region TAAAATGATTTTCTCTATAAATAGCAAACGAAGGAAGGGCTACTTTTTCATACTCGCTTGCACATAACCATTCATGATAAATCACATCCATATACTTTTTTAAATCACCATACACCCCTTGAAGCGAAAAAACCGCACACAGTGTTGGAGGAATATGCATAACCCCAACATCCCCATTTCGATAAAAACGACCCGAAGAAGGAAGCTGCAAACACGCAACATAATGACACTGTGACGATTCGACAAAACGAGGGTTGCTGTGGTGTAACGCTATCATGGTTTGTTGTGAAAACGCAACGCCTTGCCTGAGTGCCCAATCTTGCAATTTAAGCCATGCCCTTTTGATACTTCTATCGTACCCCTTATGCCTTACGTATGCCACGTAAAAGGAAGGCATTGTTTGAATCTTTACATGTAAAGGTTTTTCCAAAAAACTCATATCTTTTTTTTCATTTGCCTTATCCACTTCTCGCCACTTTGTAGGAGTCACACCAAAATTCTCTTTAAAGGCTTGTGTGAAAGAAGCATTCGAGCTAAATCCAACCTCTTGCATGCTATGGCTAATGGTAGAATGGGGATTAAAAAGGAGTAAATTGGCGGCATGCTCTAACTTTACCCGTTTAATATACCCATGCACACTCTCGCCAACTCGCTCTTTAAAGACACGATTGAAATGAAAAGGAGACATCGCAACCAATGACGCCAGTTCTTCCACTCCATAGTTCTTTTGCAAATCTTTGTGAATATAAAAAAGCACCTCATTGATACGTTCAAGGTGATCGTTTTGCGTACTTTGTCTGTGTTTCATCCGCAAATTATAGCACAAATGGACAAAACAAATCCCTCATTTTATGTGGTTTAACAAAAGGTGCATTGCTATAATGAGGCTATATTTTTACAAAGGTTTATTATGCAAACCAAATTTGCAAAACGTGTTACCACCGCATCACGCTCGTTTACACGAACCATTCTCGATTTAACTGCCCAAAATAAAATTATCTCGTTTGCAGGTGGACTTCCTGATGCTGCCTTATTTCCTAGAGATGCTATAGAATCGCATGCAAAAACCCTCTTTGAAACACAAGACAATCGCCTCTTTCAATACAGCAATGCCTCAGGCGTTGAAGCCCTTAAAGTGGAGATCGCTAAGAAATACCTTCATACCACTTCCGCACAGATTATGCTTACCAACGGCTCTCAACAAGGGCTGGATTTGGTCTGTAAAACCTTTTTGGATGAAAAAGATTGCATCGTCGTTGAAGACCCAAGTTACCTAGCCGCCCTTGGTCTGTTTCATATGTACAATGTAACCATCAAAGCAGCACCTCTAAGCTCAAAAGGCGTTGATACGGAAGTTTTGGAAGTTTTATTTAAAGAACATTCACCCAAATTTTTCTATACAATTCCTATTTTTCAAAACCCAACAGGTTATTCCTATACGTTAGAGAATCGTCACGAAGTGGCACGTTTGGCTCAAAAGTACAACGTCATTTTACTTGAAGACAGCCCGTACGAGGCACTTCGTTACGATGGCATTCAAACCACTGCCTTTGCAGATTTGCTCCCAGAACTTACCATTGCACTTGGAACGTTTTCAAAAACACTCGCCCCTGATTTTCGCATCGGTTGGATGAAGGCTCCTCAAGAGATCATCAGTGCCTTAACGCTGTGCAAAGAGAGCACGGATCTTCAAAACTCAAAGTTTTTCCAACACATCTGCGCCAAAATGATGCAAAGTGGCGAGTTAGAAGAACATACCAAAATATTGATCGAATACTACCGCCCTAAACGTGATGCGATGGTAGACGCACTGCATAAATATTTTGGCGATAGCATTGAATTTGTAGTCCCTGAGGGGGGTATGTTTATTTGGGTGAATTTTAAAAAGTGTGCCGATAGTATGAAGCTGTTTGATGTAGCTATCAACAAAGGCGTTGCATTTGTCCCTGGAAGTGTTTTCTTTGCCGATAAACGTATCAGCACTTATGGAAGACTCAACTACACCAACTCAAGCTTAGAACAGATTGAAGAGGGTGTAAAAGCGCTTTATACGGCTTATCGTGAAATACAAGGCGCTTAAGAAGAGCGCTTTTCTTCACTTTTTTTTCGCTCTTTTCGTACCGAATGAATCCATAGCCAATCCACACAAAAATAGACCAAAGGGGCTAAGGTAGAAGCATAAAAAAGGGTTCCAACATATAAGGGTAAAAAAATAGAGGAAAAATGGTTCTCAAACCACGCAAGGCTAAGCTCCACAGGTTCATGCTCAATGCCTAAAATATAGCTCCCTGTGACGTACTCAACATAATACATAAACGGCATGGTTAAAGGGTTACTGAGCCAAACCATAGAGAGCGCAATGGGGACATTAAATTTTAAAAAAAACATCATCCCCATAACAGCGACCATTTGAAAAGGCATAGGAATAAGCCCAATAAAAATACCAATAAAAAGTGCACGTGTCACCATTCTTCGGTTGATTAAAAGATATTCACGAGAAATATTATATTTTTGA harbors:
- a CDS encoding AraC family transcriptional regulator, encoding MCYNLRMKHRQSTQNDHLERINEVLFYIHKDLQKNYGVEELASLVAMSPFHFNRVFKERVGESVHGYIKRVKLEHAANLLLFNPHSTISHSMQEVGFSSNASFTQAFKENFGVTPTKWREVDKANEKKDMSFLEKPLHVKIQTMPSFYVAYVRHKGYDRSIKRAWLKLQDWALRQGVAFSQQTMIALHHSNPRFVESSQCHYVACLQLPSSGRFYRNGDVGVMHIPPTLCAVFSLQGVYGDLKKYMDVIYHEWLCASEYEKVALPSFAIYRENHFINADERFDLDFCVPVRFK
- a CDS encoding PLP-dependent aminotransferase family protein, producing MQTKFAKRVTTASRSFTRTILDLTAQNKIISFAGGLPDAALFPRDAIESHAKTLFETQDNRLFQYSNASGVEALKVEIAKKYLHTTSAQIMLTNGSQQGLDLVCKTFLDEKDCIVVEDPSYLAALGLFHMYNVTIKAAPLSSKGVDTEVLEVLFKEHSPKFFYTIPIFQNPTGYSYTLENRHEVARLAQKYNVILLEDSPYEALRYDGIQTTAFADLLPELTIALGTFSKTLAPDFRIGWMKAPQEIISALTLCKESTDLQNSKFFQHICAKMMQSGELEEHTKILIEYYRPKRDAMVDALHKYFGDSIEFVVPEGGMFIWVNFKKCADSMKLFDVAINKGVAFVPGSVFFADKRISTYGRLNYTNSSLEQIEEGVKALYTAYREIQGA
- a CDS encoding DUF2062 domain-containing protein, with protein sequence MRKLFKHRTSSSRFDSLIQKYNISREYLLINRRMVTRALFIGIFIGLIPMPFQMVAVMGMMFFLKFNVPIALSMVWLSNPLTMPFMYYVEYVTGSYILGIEHEPVELSLAWFENHFSSIFLPLYVGTLFYASTLAPLVYFCVDWLWIHSVRKERKKSEEKRSS